Part of the Porites lutea chromosome 14, jaPorLute2.1, whole genome shotgun sequence genome, taaATACAACCTTAACATTtaacttttgctcagtttacataaaattcgctcattagattttcctataaacttgcacacagcttactataattaatcattaccatttataacttatttgaccaaattttaacagacagGTTTTCAGATAATCCATGATATAATTGTAcagtaattattaaatgtgtcacaaaattcgtctgttaaACTTCcgttttaaagttctcattgtTTAAAACACGATAAAAGTAacaattctgccaaatatcacaaaattttgatgagtagattttgagaaatcgtcgtccgtgtaccattgcttttttagccgccatgtttgtttgtctaatttaaaacacgcgccgtcaggcaagttaccgctgaccgcccgcaaaactgtgttcagccaccttaaagagCTTCAGCACCGAGGACAGCGACGGGCAgcaagaacggcaaaaatgcaataccgtaaaattccgaaaataagccacggggcttatatttttcaaaggccctttttgaggggcttatttttggaggggcttatgtacggatggaaatttgcgtttcaaaatcgattgggctagcttttAGTGGGAAcgaaatttaacatttttgctttgttttactttgtatattcgagggcaaattcgaagaacaagccccccggggagcttattcggaggggcgatttaacggagggttttttgcgttacgattttggggggcttatatttggaggggcttattttcggaattttacggtaggtttagattggcagaacaacaactttacacgtgcatcacgcgttTTTGTACATTAAATTTCGTTTtggtcactgcacgactacgacatgaaaatgcctattttcacgCTTTataacttgagtgcggtcccaaagaaatcaactgcaGGGAAATTCGcttaaatttgacattttcaacgaattggaataaacgcggcaaagttttaaaaagcgtgaattcatttcaaaagtgacgttttcgctgccctcgccgtcgtcgatgctatagcggcaacaaaaacgtgaatTCACGGTGTTGCAGACTTCATCGCcgttagggactgtgcaataattatcaggaggggggctgaaaaactagaggggggggggcgttacgtaaaattgctgccaagatgggggggctcaaagtaaaatcactcatttgacggagggggggcctaaagttttattcgaaatgtaaataaaattaaacgcaataaaagattctcaatacaggcatcttgatagactgtaacaaatatcaatacgaacagctgttaaacggttattgaaaatattccatcaaaatgaaaagcaaattcacaactgatcaattttaacccgtcttctaattaatttagctgatcctatgtaaagcaaaaatcatgaacttgtttttcagcttcccccataaaacaatgggaatcaaacagatctcgcagacaagctttgtcggcttttgatgtgaataaaagtaatgtttcttcatcgactgaatcaatttgctgaattccatatatatctggctcatgacaaagttcaacaggctctcctcccaacgatctaaatataatgcaagctctttttcgtctgttatttgaagcgttcaatctcctgttctttgatttttttctctgctcctttctctttctggcttcagaagttttagattttgagccaatgtggtaagcaccccagtacttagcaaatgctttgtctaaatctgGGTGgtgggagcgggggggggggggggaggtgcgacgttatttttaacataacagaggggggttagaactaattttttttgctttggagggggggtactgtctaagtttttgctagtgaactctagtttttcagccccccctccctcctgataattattgcacagtcccttattcCATGTTATCACTTTGTCAaatttttggcgaatttttctggCAGGAATTTAACAAATCCTAAAGGATTGTATCAAAGTGcaggtaaagaaaaagaaaattggtgTCATTTGTTTACTTCACGGTCTTCCAATAAACGTGAAATTTTAATTagacattttcacgtcgtagtcgtgcaaagacggcaaagaaatttacagaatagcgtggtgcacgtgcagagttgttgtgtTGCTAATCTTaacctaccgtaaaattccgaaaatatgccccggggcttatatttttcaaaggccctttttgaggggcttatttttggaggggcttatattcggaggggcttatctacggagggaaatttgcgtttcaaaatcgattgggcttgACTTaaagttggaagtaaatttaccatttttgctttgttttactttgtatttgagcacaattttccaagtacaagcccccgggggcttatatttggaggggcgatttaacggagggttttttgcgttaccggtttggggggcttatatttggaggggcttattttcggaattttacggtattcgcCACATGCACATCTCCcaaaatgcaccttgtttgccccctaaAATTTCGcctaagcattgttttcaatttctcttgggacggctgtaatacccaggagaaatgaaaatcaaaggttatgcaaaattttggggggcaaacatggtgtattatgggagacgTACAAGTGGCGAATTGCTTTttttatatacagctatttctagAAAGGTTGTCGTAAAAACTGtacacgcgacaatcccgaaaggtaatatgggatatgatcaatacactgttcctgactctgtagctgtcgaacctacttttgttgctttcctttagctctcgcaaacacatttccatggcctctcgtaccaattctttcaaatttctttgaaaaaaagggaactcaaaaccacccataatgcctttcaggattgtcgcgagcacttttcccgacaacctttctcgaaatagctgtataaaacGTTCTCGTCGCCGTCactgtcgttgttgttgttgattaaGCTCGGCTGTTTCCACAGTTGATAACCGTACGTTGTTAAAGGAGAGTGATTCCAAAGCGACATGAAGGGCACTGGAAATTTTACGTAAATGCATACTGGTAAGAACTGTTTATATCACTCATTCTTCACTTGCTAAGCAGTCTTATTTCGAAATGAATTGTTTCGCTATAAATATGATCGGTGTTTGTTGTTTAAAGACTCCGTATTTCGTTTAAGGATAACTTCTATCAGATTCACTATTTTTTGGTCTATCAATAGGCTGAAAATCTGTTCTTACATCTGTAAAGTTTTCGTTGAAGTTTTCACTTTTTGATTGATTTGCAAATGCAAATGATGACCTGTCGATTCTAATTAGCATTCCATTGTTTCAGTTATTCAAGTCCCCAAAGGCTGAATTCAAATCCCTCCCCTCACTTTTCGGTCGTCAGATGAATTTTACATGTCCTTCAACGAGAGTATGCCTATTGAATATTTATAAGTTTTTGAAGCACAAATAGATATTTAGCAATAACGTATTTCTCAGTTTAAAAAAGCTTACCACTGCCACCTTTCTGTAACTTGGTTGAGAATGAATATTAGTAAGAATTAAAGAAGAAGTCGTTTATCGAATAcagaactttatttaaaaaatatttcagttaacTCATTCCTTCAACGAATAAGTTATGTACATAACTTGATTTAAGACCACAAGGTTTTACCTCGGACTAAATGTGGCTTCACTTGCCTACCAGAACATTATAGCACTGCTGTACAAGCTGACAAATGCACATATTAATCAAAAAGAGATCTGCTTACTCCTTTCCTCCGGGAAAAAAGAACAATTGTTATTGaaatcacaggtaacccaggctctgtgatagtaccacagtaccgttccagtaaaattacagtgtatgtATGGGGTAAAactacgatcctaaaatttgtaggaaatactaaatacagatcaatgaaacttacgctgcagttaattgttgttgtccttattgctccaacgaagtttcgagataatttgcagtaatttgttcaaattcagtctatatacaataataatatacaaggtaggagacacgagatgtcattttcgccgacatgctctcattcaacacaactttttccccgaaattcgaactccaacggaaaataaacatgccaggatcgtggaaataggatagcagcagatatagaaaccaatgaagctttgccagatagagaaacgaatcccacagactttgacaaactcgaaggatataatccaaacagaccgagaatatgctcgccgaaacatccgggccagatcaacgcgcggccaagaaaatgaggcctgggcactgtacaaaaataatccatcccgggagtcctgaggtgacctttctggggaacgatacatcatttgcccaaagccgccctaccctgctgaaaaaatacttgatagaaggcaattgttcttcctagccaatcacaattcgccagagcaaaccccgcacacgcgcctaaatttaaatggcttaaaaaacgaaaacaaaaaacaggatAGTCTGCCGAGTTACAGGGCGCcccatttcttttactaaggaacgCAAGTAACAGTAAAGAAACTATGAAATAATAACGCGAAATACTTACAAGGCGGGCTAAAAACGAGGTTGAACAAGAGGTAGATGATGACTGAGATACTGTTGCTGTGAACTCTTGAGCGAAACGATAGTAAATAAACGGTGAAGcttacaaaaaaatgtcaaaaattatattttttcagcagggtagggtggctttgggcaaatgatgtatcggtccccagaaaggtcacctcaggactcccgggatggattgtttttgtacagtgcccaggcctcattttcttggccgcgcgttgatctggcccggatgcttcggcgagcatattctcgggctgtttggattatatccttcgagtttctcaaagtctgtgggattcgtttctctatctgggaaagcttcattggtttctatatctgctgctatcctatttctacgatcctggcgtGTTTGTTTTCCGTTGGAGTGCAAATTTCggggaaaaagttgtgttgaatgagagcatgtcggcgaaaatggcatctcgtgtctcctaccttgtatattattattgtatatagagtgaatttgaacaaattaccgcaaattatcacgaaacttcgttggagcaataaggacaacaacaattaactgcagcgTAAGTTTCGTTGATCTGTATTTCGTATTTCCTAGAAATGTTAGGATCTTATTTTTACCCCATAAAAACACTGCAATTTTACTTGAAtggtactgtggtactatcacagagcctgggttacctgtgttGAAATATCTGAATTCGATGACTATTTTTCTCGCACACAACAATTTGATCATTACTTAGAACAGCTACTGAGAATGGTTCCTTGAATTCTCCTAAATTGCTGCCCTTTGTTCCAAATTTTCCGACAAACTTCCCATCTAGTTCAAAGACTTGTATTCTGTGATTACCCATATCACAAACCAACAGGTGCTTTGACTGAGTCACTGACAGAAAACGTGGATACTTAAACTCCCCGTCGCCTTGCCCTTGCTTACCAAACTTGTACTGAAAATGCCCCTCACTGTTAAATACTTTGATACAGTGTTCATCTGAGTCTGACACTATGAAATATTCACCACACTGAACACAGTGAACAGGAAAACTAAAAGAACCCTTCCCACCTATCTTCATTACAAACCTACCATCCGGGGTAAAGATCTTAATCAGTCTGTTACCTATATCAGCAACAATAACATTACCAGCACTATCTAAGGATAAACCCCAAGGATGATCAAGCTGACTATCAAGGCTTCCTTTGCCGCCAAATGAACCCAGGTGCCTCCCCTCCCAACTAAGAATCTGTACTCTATGGTTTCCATTGTCTGTTACTAAAATATTTCTATTCCTGTCAATGGCTATTCCAACAAGGCATTTAAACTCTCCAGCATTTTCACCTTTGTCATCAAGGGATCTTAAGAGAGTACCATTACTGTCAAACACTTGAACCCGATGGTTTAACTGCTCAGTTACTGCTATTTCGTCCACATCACTCACTGCCACCCCCAGAGGATACTCAAACATTCCCTCACCCGAGCCGCCTCTCTTTCCAAAAGATAAAACAGGTTTGACTTGAAATGGTTTTAAAATCACAGTAAAAGGACTACAAGAAATATTTTCCCCGTTAACCTTAACTAATAATTTGAATGTCCCCGGAACTATAGGAAAATAAGTGATTTTGTAGATTCCATTTTCGTTACTATCTATTTTCACTTGAGTAACGCATTCTCGTTCTTGTTCATCCTTGATCTCTACCTTTACACGGTCCTGTTCATCGTACCACTGTTTTCTCTTCGCTTTTCGTGTGATCAAATTAAATTGAGCTTTACGCCCAACAGTTCCTTCTTTCAGTCCTTTACCTTCGGCCAAAAATTCGCTCGGTTTTTTTCGATAACCTTCTTCCATGCACAAGAAACCAAGTTCGCCGCCGTTGACGGTATCAATCGTCTTCTGACTTTCAACGAAAACTAAAGTTTGCAGACTACTGGGGTCATGAACAATAGGCTCGGTTTGATTCAATCCCTGAAAAATTGTTTGTAGTGATTTTTTGAGTTCAACAACTTCCGCGGTGGTGCTTCGTTTTAAAAGTTTATCAGCTTCCTTCAGTGATGATTCGGTGGCATTTACCTGTTGCTGAATCTCgcttctttttgcttttaaaatttcgaGTGACTTCTTCGTTTGGTTTTCCACAGCGGTaataacatttttcatttttgcttgaATTGTCTTGATCAAGCCATCAGCAAACCTTTGGACATCTCTCCTGGCGATTTCACTTTGTTGAATCACTTTAGCACAGTCCTCGTCTAGTTGAGCAATTACGTTCAGTTTTGCATCTAACCCTTCTCTCTGCGACTGAAGGATAGATTTTATTTcgagtgttttgttttcggcttCTTCTTCGATTAATCTCAAATCATGACCTCCGTGATTCAAAGTGACGCAAGTTTGGCAAAGAGCTGTTTCGCAATCTTTGCAGTAGTATTTAACCTCTTCTTTCTGGTGTCGTTCCTTAGAACAAAACACTGGCCGCTTCAATACATCCTCGTAGTCCTTGTTTTGGAACTCTTTTAAAGCCAATACGCGGTGTTCCTTTTTGTCTCGCATGGTATTATGACATATTAAGCAATGCTCGCAATAAAATATGCAACACTGGAAACAATACGAAGCTTCCGAGCACTTCTTCTCGCAATTTCCGCATGTCACTTGAGTCTTTTTGCATTCTTTAATAGCAAGAACATCGATTAAGCCGTTCAAATAAAAGCTTGTTGGAAGATCTTTCAGATCACCGCTCGCAGGTACTCTGCTTAGGGTTTGGCACTTCGGGCATTTAATGGCCTGTCCGCCGCCGCACGTATCGTACCATCTTTTTAGACACATTAAGCAAAAACTGTGCAGACAGGAGAGATGTTTAGGATCCGTAAATAAGTCCGAGCACACCGAGCAAGACACTTCTTCACGAAGATTGTAAAACAGCGTTGTTAGATCCATGATGGCTTTAGGAACAAAGGCGAGGTGACCTTCGATGCACTCCACACCCAACAATGAAGTCTTGTGACTTTCTATCTTTAGCTTTTCTAGGAAACAAAGGCCGACGAGCCAATCACAGATAGCTATTGTAAGAGTCAATTATTTTGAAACATAAACCAGACGTAAAATGATCAATAACAAATAAAGATTGAGTCCGTTGAGAAGCAATAATGCGTGAAAGCCACAGCTATGCATGAAGTATGTAAAACCAAGTACTGTTGCAGTGTACTGTCGCTCTCATCTCTCTTCCCCAATTTTGTTTGAGGGGAGAGGGTTACTGTACACAGTCTAAACAACCGTCTGTGAAAGTACCATATATTATCATGTTAGTTAACGCACGGACCAATCTTAACGCCTTAAAGCGGATTTATATTACTAGAACTTCGTCTCATTTTTTACATGTTCATGCTTTCTGCTTTCATGCGTTTAGTACAAGTCTATAGTATAATCTGATTGTGTCACAGGTCCCTAACAGAGCCTGCTATACAGCACAATTGTttcagtagcctgcgtagcaagcgtttccgattggtttcggagcaaagaaataccgaggaaggggactttcggttttgactgcgcgagaaatgaaacgagccCCACCCCCTctccgctcttttacttgcgccgcttttctcgcggtctttgactctcgttcctcgttcttttctcctaaaccgtacagaaacgcttgctacgcaggctattgttCCAGTTACTAATCGCGACAGCTAAGTGACAACACAGCATAACCTAGGCCCAGGCCTCCTCGTGTCACGGTGAGGATATCAATTCGTTCATATttcaatcattttttctttatcttggAATGTTTTAGCGTAATTCGTTTTTGCCCAGAGTCATTCTATTAAGCATTAGAAATATTATACAGAGGTTGTGTAATgacacttaaaaagtaaattccttAACACACCAACTCAAAAAGTTCAAAGCAGATGTACTTTCGTACTTTTGCAGTATTTGTACTTTCatacttttttgttttagagCGAGCGGGATTGATAAACGCCCATctttggctttgttttgttggCTAAGCTTTGTTCACAAGTCCTCAAAGTTCGCTTCAAGAAAAAGTGacgtaataggccattttacagttaaaattttaaacgaggctggagttgaccttgttctgatacaaaccttcttgtttcattatgtaaatcatgttgttcttatgctaactagtatttttgagtataattttcataagaaaagaaagaaggtttgtatcaaaacaagacCAACCTCAGCCTCatgttcactcaaaggctaggatactaagcccacaactgtgAAATGGTCTATTACATAACATTTTGATGTGACACGTAGActtgctaagtttctttttttcgatgTAAACTTTGTGTTTAGCACGTATGTTCAATTTGACTTGTGCAACTGAAATGGTTGAAACAG contains:
- the LOC140924376 gene encoding E3 ubiquitin-protein ligase TRIM45-like, with the translated sequence MDLTTLFYNLREEVSCSVCSDLFTDPKHLSCLHSFCLMCLKRWYDTCGGGQAIKCPKCQTLSRVPASGDLKDLPTSFYLNGLIDVLAIKECKKTQVTCGNCEKKCSEASYCFQCCIFYCEHCLICHNTMRDKKEHRVLALKEFQNKDYEDVLKRPVFCSKERHQKEEVKYYCKDCETALCQTCVTLNHGGHDLRLIEEEAENKTLEIKSILQSQREGLDAKLNVIAQLDEDCAKVIQQSEIARRDVQRFADGLIKTIQAKMKNVITAVENQTKKSLEILKAKRSEIQQQVNATESSLKEADKLLKRSTTAEVVELKKSLQTIFQGLNQTEPIVHDPSSLQTLVFVESQKTIDTVNGGELGFLCMEEGYRKKPSEFLAEGKGLKEGTVGRKAQFNLITRKAKRKQWYDEQDRVKVEIKDEQERECVTQVKIDSNENGIYKITYFPIVPGTFKLLVKVNGENISCSPFTVILKPFQVKPVLSFGKRGGSGEGMFEYPLGVAVSDVDEIAVTEQLNHRVQVFDSNGTLLRSLDDKGENAGEFKCLVGIAIDRNRNILVTDNGNHRVQILSWEGRHLGSFGGKGSLDSQLDHPWGLSLDSAGNVIVADIGNRLIKIFTPDGRFVMKIGGKGSFSFPVHCVQCGEYFIVSDSDEHCIKVFNSEGHFQYKFGKQGQGDGEFKYPRFLSVTQSKHLLVCDMGNHRIQVFELDGKFVGKFGTKGSNLGEFKEPFSVAVLSNDQIVVCEKNSHRIQIFQHR